The following are encoded together in the Pseudodesulfovibrio indicus genome:
- a CDS encoding sulfite exporter TauE/SafE family protein, producing MLRSKKTLLMLALLAVVCFVAEPAWADRLADAIAEANPQGEPGYLGIPGGPQLNIIIGLLWAIWVGWIFSTVGAFGGIMAGVGHITIYGLGDYASSFGKGAKLNKVVTDSIRVSNQWLVGCSAALSSFNYWKAGRLVLPLGIALAIGSVSGSWLVPWLTAGKISLKAYIGYFGLFVLFLGCYLFYETTPKGQESKKAAKKAAEAFQKSVKEQQKGGTVDMTEMGVKVQKFTPTACEFTFFGVEFSFNPLIPVVGGFFISALASFLGVGGGFLLVPFLTSVAGLPMYLVAGTSAMAVFVGMVNSIASYMILRSTPVEWSLIGAELVGIVIGSIIGPKTSKYIPDIWLKRLFIVLAVYVGLKYTLKGFFGILLPI from the coding sequence GTGTTACGTTCCAAAAAGACTCTCCTGATGCTGGCCCTGCTGGCGGTCGTGTGCTTCGTCGCCGAACCCGCCTGGGCCGATCGTCTGGCCGACGCCATCGCCGAGGCCAATCCGCAGGGTGAGCCCGGCTACCTGGGCATTCCCGGCGGTCCGCAGCTCAACATCATCATCGGCCTCCTGTGGGCGATCTGGGTTGGCTGGATTTTCTCCACCGTCGGCGCGTTCGGCGGCATCATGGCCGGTGTCGGTCACATCACCATCTACGGCCTGGGCGACTACGCCAGCTCCTTCGGCAAAGGCGCCAAGCTGAACAAGGTCGTCACCGACTCCATCCGCGTGTCCAACCAGTGGCTGGTCGGTTGTTCCGCCGCCCTGTCCTCCTTCAACTACTGGAAGGCCGGCCGCCTTGTGCTGCCGCTGGGCATCGCCCTGGCCATCGGCTCCGTCTCCGGTTCCTGGCTGGTGCCCTGGCTGACCGCCGGCAAGATCAGCCTGAAGGCCTACATCGGCTACTTCGGCCTGTTCGTCCTGTTCCTGGGCTGCTACCTCTTCTACGAAACCACCCCGAAGGGTCAGGAAAGCAAGAAGGCCGCCAAAAAGGCCGCCGAAGCCTTCCAGAAGTCCGTCAAGGAACAGCAGAAGGGCGGCACCGTTGACATGACCGAGATGGGCGTCAAGGTCCAGAAGTTCACCCCGACCGCCTGTGAGTTCACCTTCTTCGGCGTCGAGTTCTCCTTCAACCCCCTGATCCCCGTGGTCGGCGGCTTCTTCATCTCCGCGCTGGCCTCCTTCCTGGGCGTCGGCGGCGGCTTCCTCCTGGTGCCGTTCCTGACCTCCGTCGCGGGCCTGCCCATGTACCTGGTGGCCGGAACCTCCGCCATGGCCGTCTTCGTCGGCATGGTGAACTCCATCGCCTCCTACATGATCCTCCGTTCCACCCCGGTCGAATGGTCCCTGATCGGCGCCGAGCTCGTCGGCATCGTCATCGGCTCCATCATCGGCCCCAAGACCTCCAAGTACATCCCGGACATCTGGCTGAAGCGTCTCTTCATCGTGCTGGCCGTGTACGTTGGTCTGAAGTACACCCTGAAGGGCTTCTTCGGCATCCTGCTGCCCATCTAG
- a CDS encoding PH domain-containing protein — protein sequence MATTFKVPMNKAVLTLFLLAVAAVAAVVAWSFNSGLTWTGICLIAVTGPLSLFYWYMLYITPKRASITVADEGILLAAPPFSSAVIPWASVEKVFPADLAKDEAFKITKTRKYMTFGGYKSGVVEVRDGREAVVVANRTDVLCIQTGERFYLLGPSDLPGFREAVEKSAP from the coding sequence ATGGCAACCACTTTCAAGGTCCCCATGAACAAGGCCGTGCTGACCCTCTTCCTCCTGGCCGTCGCCGCCGTCGCCGCGGTCGTGGCCTGGAGCTTCAACTCCGGCCTGACCTGGACGGGCATCTGCCTCATCGCCGTGACCGGACCGCTTTCGCTCTTCTACTGGTACATGCTGTACATCACGCCCAAACGGGCCTCGATCACCGTGGCGGACGAGGGCATTCTGCTGGCCGCCCCGCCCTTTTCCTCGGCCGTCATCCCCTGGGCCTCGGTGGAGAAGGTCTTCCCCGCCGACCTCGCCAAGGACGAAGCGTTCAAGATCACCAAGACCCGCAAGTACATGACCTTCGGCGGCTACAAGTCCGGCGTCGTGGAGGTCAGGGACGGCCGCGAGGCGGTCGTCGTGGCCAACCGCACGGACGTGCTCTGCATCCAGACGGGCGAGCGGTTCTACCTGCTCGGTCCCTCGGACCTCCCGGGGTTTCGGGAAGCGGTGGAGAAATCGGCTCCCTAG
- a CDS encoding phosphate/phosphite/phosphonate ABC transporter substrate-binding protein, which yields MKRTTFTAALAFALLLALCLAPAGCSDDDPVRVDLSKREDLVAPRLTEAITYAYLPQYSHTISYQRHRQLLEYLRKTTGLPLRQIFPDTFEEHVKMVERGEIDISYSNPFVYVRLAKAGAHAFARVIEPSGEPNFRGQIIARADNAAVNSLEDCRGKRWIAVDPNSAGGYLFPLGLFYDHGIRLSDFETVDFAPGPGGKQEKVVLAVHAGVYDIGTIRKGTLDVVAGKVDLGAIRILAETRPYPGWVYAAREGLDPSVIEAISTAMFALDKDTEEQRSILNAAGMTGIIPARDADYDPVRELIVKLGLDR from the coding sequence ATGAAGCGAACGACTTTTACCGCCGCCTTAGCCTTCGCGCTCCTGCTCGCCCTGTGCCTGGCTCCGGCGGGCTGCTCGGACGACGATCCGGTGCGCGTGGACCTGTCCAAGCGCGAGGACCTGGTGGCCCCCCGGCTGACGGAAGCCATCACCTACGCCTACCTGCCCCAGTACTCCCACACCATCTCCTATCAGCGCCATCGGCAACTGCTGGAATACCTGCGCAAGACCACCGGGCTGCCGCTGCGCCAGATATTCCCGGACACCTTCGAAGAGCACGTCAAAATGGTGGAGCGCGGGGAGATCGACATCTCCTATTCCAATCCGTTCGTCTACGTGCGGCTGGCCAAGGCCGGGGCGCACGCCTTCGCCAGGGTCATCGAGCCGTCCGGCGAGCCGAACTTCCGGGGCCAGATCATCGCCCGCGCCGACAACGCGGCCGTGAACTCCCTGGAGGACTGCCGGGGCAAGCGGTGGATTGCGGTGGACCCGAACTCGGCGGGCGGCTACCTCTTCCCGCTCGGGTTGTTCTACGACCACGGCATCCGGCTTTCCGATTTCGAGACCGTGGACTTCGCGCCCGGCCCCGGCGGCAAGCAGGAGAAGGTCGTCCTGGCGGTGCATGCGGGCGTCTACGACATCGGCACCATCCGCAAGGGCACCCTGGACGTGGTCGCCGGGAAGGTCGATCTCGGGGCCATCCGCATCCTGGCCGAGACCCGGCCCTATCCCGGCTGGGTCTACGCGGCCCGCGAGGGGCTGGACCCGTCCGTGATCGAAGCGATCTCCACGGCCATGTTCGCCCTGGACAAGGATACCGAGGAGCAGCGCTCCATTCTCAACGCAGCGGGCATGACGGGGATCATCCCGGCCCGGGACGCCGATTACGATCCGGTCAGGGAACTGATCGTGAAACTGGGGCTGGACAGGTAG
- a CDS encoding ATP-binding protein, which produces MRIFPRLRFRTKLNLGMASILVVMALLLLPLIGTMSANSLVEESKKRGSALAEGLSVRAVDSMLARDFLRLKNMVDEQSTVEDVIYAFVQDKNGFVMAHTFQRGFPVDLIDANKVDTDESLHIQLLADGSRRIYDFAAPVLVSDGRLGTVRIGLSQARIQLAVQRQITIMAGLFAAALFLATSLGTVFARRVTARLGRLRAHAEEMLTGNLDTISGPSWGIHCWEKQQCGTTQCPAYGETRRRCWYIAGTMCPDCNNEGNFQCRLQSCRLCAVYRENAGDEIQDLAETFDVMALSLKSHIDELRGAERNLRDQQRLTRTILDVTPDRVSLIDSTMRYRGCNKSFAESVGLSLAEVDGKTDFDLFPEAEAEERHMAARDILQSGRRLDTQVMVETAGGERWYHVVCIPVLSEDGRIGGLLRTDRDITDIKRYENQLIQAQKMESLGLLAGGVAHEINTPLGIILGYAQLLQEDVPADSQIHQDLAIIEKQTQVCKKIVADLLGFSRQTQSAKREMCFNNSVMEAVSLVRHTLELDKVAIVTQLDDRYPIIYGDPEKLKQVWINLLTNARDAMGGQPGTILIRTRLDTPGGIVSLWVADNGSGIAEDALKKIFDPFYSTKAVDKGTGLGLSVSFGIIEDHGGEIHAVSPIPEEFGFPVEAKGGLDGGGTVFEVNLPLDHQVHEPGEPEKE; this is translated from the coding sequence ATGCGTATTTTCCCCAGGCTCCGATTCCGCACCAAGCTCAACCTGGGCATGGCCTCCATCCTGGTGGTCATGGCCCTGCTGCTCCTGCCGCTGATCGGCACCATGAGCGCCAACTCCCTGGTGGAGGAGAGCAAGAAGCGCGGATCGGCCCTGGCCGAAGGACTGTCCGTGCGCGCGGTCGACTCCATGCTCGCCCGCGATTTCCTGCGGTTGAAGAACATGGTCGACGAGCAGTCCACGGTGGAGGACGTGATCTACGCCTTTGTCCAGGACAAGAACGGGTTCGTCATGGCCCACACCTTCCAGCGCGGCTTCCCCGTGGACCTGATCGACGCCAACAAGGTGGACACGGACGAATCCCTGCACATTCAGCTCCTGGCCGACGGCTCCCGGCGCATCTATGATTTTGCGGCCCCGGTGCTGGTCTCGGACGGGCGGCTCGGCACGGTGCGCATCGGGCTGTCCCAGGCCCGCATCCAGCTGGCCGTGCAGCGCCAGATCACCATCATGGCCGGACTGTTTGCCGCGGCCCTGTTCCTGGCCACCTCGCTGGGCACGGTCTTCGCCCGGCGCGTGACCGCAAGGCTCGGCAGGCTGCGCGCCCACGCCGAGGAAATGCTGACCGGCAACCTGGACACCATTTCCGGCCCCTCCTGGGGCATCCACTGCTGGGAGAAGCAACAATGCGGGACCACCCAGTGCCCGGCCTACGGCGAGACTCGGCGGCGGTGCTGGTACATCGCCGGGACCATGTGCCCGGACTGCAACAACGAGGGCAATTTCCAGTGCCGCCTCCAGTCCTGCCGGCTGTGCGCCGTGTACCGCGAGAACGCGGGCGACGAGATACAGGACCTGGCCGAGACCTTCGACGTCATGGCCCTGTCGCTCAAGAGCCACATCGACGAGCTGCGCGGCGCCGAGCGCAACCTGCGCGACCAGCAGCGGCTCACGCGGACCATCCTGGACGTGACCCCGGACCGCGTCTCCCTGATCGATTCCACCATGCGCTACCGGGGCTGCAACAAGAGCTTCGCCGAGTCCGTGGGGCTGTCCCTGGCCGAGGTGGACGGCAAGACCGATTTCGATCTCTTCCCCGAGGCCGAGGCCGAGGAGCGCCACATGGCGGCCCGCGACATCCTTCAGTCCGGCAGGCGGCTGGACACCCAGGTCATGGTCGAAACGGCGGGCGGCGAGCGCTGGTACCACGTGGTCTGCATCCCGGTTCTGAGCGAGGACGGCCGGATCGGCGGTCTGCTGCGGACCGACCGCGACATCACCGACATCAAGCGCTACGAGAACCAGCTCATCCAGGCCCAGAAGATGGAGTCCCTCGGGCTGCTGGCGGGCGGCGTGGCCCACGAGATCAACACCCCGCTGGGGATCATCCTGGGCTATGCGCAGCTGCTCCAGGAGGACGTGCCCGCGGACAGCCAGATCCACCAGGACCTGGCGATCATCGAGAAGCAGACCCAGGTCTGCAAGAAGATCGTGGCCGACCTGCTCGGCTTCTCCCGCCAGACCCAGTCCGCCAAGCGCGAGATGTGCTTCAACAACTCGGTCATGGAGGCGGTCAGCCTGGTGCGCCACACCCTGGAGCTGGACAAGGTGGCGATCGTCACCCAGCTCGACGACCGCTATCCGATCATCTACGGCGACCCCGAGAAGCTCAAGCAGGTCTGGATCAACCTGCTGACCAACGCGCGCGACGCCATGGGCGGGCAGCCCGGCACCATCCTCATCCGCACCCGCCTGGACACCCCCGGCGGCATCGTCTCCCTGTGGGTGGCGGACAACGGCTCGGGCATCGCCGAGGACGCGCTCAAGAAAATTTTCGATCCGTTCTACAGCACCAAGGCCGTGGACAAGGGCACCGGCCTCGGGCTTTCCGTTTCCTTCGGGATCATCGAGGACCACGGCGGCGAAATCCACGCCGTGAGCCCGATCCCCGAGGAGTTCGGTTTCCCGGTGGAGGCCAAGGGCGGCCTTGACGGCGGCGGGACGGTCTTTGAAGTCAATCTCCCCCTGGACCATCAGGTCCATGAACCCGGGGAGCCAGAAAAGGAGTAG
- a CDS encoding response regulator → MAHILVLDDISDAGMLVKRILERKGHKVFSFTEEEDALKHAAGNPVDLAILDIKLKKMTGVEALEELKKIHPDMKAIMLTGYPTLETARESLRLGAEEYCVKPINKEELEAKVAEVLGIEE, encoded by the coding sequence ATGGCTCACATCCTGGTACTCGACGACATCTCCGACGCGGGGATGCTGGTCAAACGCATATTGGAACGCAAGGGGCACAAGGTGTTCAGCTTCACCGAGGAGGAGGACGCCCTGAAGCATGCGGCGGGCAATCCCGTGGACCTGGCGATACTCGACATCAAGCTCAAGAAGATGACCGGGGTCGAGGCCCTGGAGGAGCTGAAGAAGATCCACCCGGACATGAAGGCGATCATGCTCACCGGGTATCCGACCCTGGAGACCGCCCGCGAGTCGCTCCGGTTGGGCGCCGAGGAATATTGCGTCAAGCCGATCAACAAGGAGGAACTGGAGGCCAAGGTGGCCGAGGTCCTCGGGATCGAGGAGTGA
- a CDS encoding PEP/pyruvate-binding domain-containing protein, with amino-acid sequence MHLKQLFRHWTYQVFAPGTLLRRKYEAFKSLLAHDAVALELIADLEEMFYGKRLADRQRAVWMTNRLSAAVGTMAGQLVEMNPTRYMDLPEYFRKIDFYVRMALQLEQPDVGPPYILSLEEAGGVPRLAGGKASNLGRAAVLEGVPVPPGFVITANAFNYFIDFNGLGEEIEKRLRQMVVGDRDLLARLTAEMQELILAAEVPEEIARGIRFGVSEIIEGDDLIAVRSSALAEDGEISFAGQYASELNVQPNDVLEAYKRVLAGKYCPRAVAYRISNGLTDSETAMAVLVIPMVDAETAGVLYSRDPDCRGREAIGVYGVRGLGHGLVDGSTSPDKAILARTHPHGLDAACTPDVGGLPSEASLTRLAQLAMHLEESFGCPQDIEWAEDVTGKLFILQARPLQEERGDAAAEPSPMPVSARPIAEGLERASSGAGCGVVYFANTGERIAQIPEGAVVVTPSLKPSLLTFIGKMNGVIAATGSRASHFASVARESGVPVVVGDIHTELEPGQLVTVDGTGGAVFDGCVEAIMTRAREGQQVSERVVEQYAKVAPLAVKLNLTDPQSEDFTPMGCKSLHDVVRFCHEKSVNEMFSVMDKKGRGMHSAKRLETSLPLVMYILDLGGGLFANAGDGKTVSPQDIKCRPMWALWYGLSDERVTWPSRLTAMDWEEFDKVSGGIFSFDSKLLASYGLISEDYLHLMVRFGYHFSVVDAICGPEQGANYINFRFKGGGAGFDQRLMRLEFIRQVLDSYGFDTATRGDMIDAKCARLPENETRRLLMRLGYLMAVTRLMDMRLEDEEQVAAEVKRFLAEAEQRDG; translated from the coding sequence ATGCATCTCAAGCAACTCTTCAGGCACTGGACCTATCAGGTGTTTGCCCCCGGCACCTTGCTGCGGCGCAAATACGAGGCGTTCAAGTCCCTCCTGGCCCACGACGCCGTGGCCCTGGAGCTGATCGCCGACCTGGAGGAGATGTTCTACGGCAAGCGGCTGGCCGACCGGCAGCGGGCGGTCTGGATGACCAACCGGCTGTCCGCCGCGGTGGGGACCATGGCCGGGCAGTTGGTGGAGATGAATCCCACCCGGTATATGGACCTGCCCGAATACTTCCGCAAGATCGACTTCTACGTGCGCATGGCGCTTCAACTGGAGCAGCCCGACGTGGGGCCGCCCTACATCCTCTCCCTGGAGGAGGCCGGGGGCGTGCCCCGGCTGGCGGGCGGCAAGGCGTCCAACCTCGGCCGGGCCGCGGTCCTGGAGGGCGTCCCGGTGCCGCCGGGTTTCGTCATCACGGCCAACGCCTTCAATTATTTCATCGACTTCAACGGGCTGGGCGAAGAGATCGAGAAGCGGCTGCGGCAGATGGTCGTGGGCGACCGCGACCTGCTGGCCCGGCTGACCGCCGAGATGCAGGAGCTGATCCTGGCCGCCGAGGTCCCGGAGGAGATCGCGCGCGGCATCCGGTTCGGCGTGTCCGAGATCATCGAGGGCGACGACCTCATCGCGGTCCGTTCCAGCGCCCTGGCCGAGGACGGCGAGATTTCCTTTGCCGGGCAGTACGCCTCGGAGCTGAACGTCCAGCCCAACGACGTGCTGGAGGCATACAAGCGGGTGCTGGCGGGCAAATACTGTCCCCGCGCCGTGGCCTACCGCATCTCCAACGGGCTGACCGACAGCGAGACCGCCATGGCCGTGCTGGTCATTCCCATGGTGGATGCCGAGACCGCCGGCGTGCTCTACTCCCGCGACCCGGACTGCCGGGGGCGCGAGGCCATCGGCGTGTACGGCGTTCGCGGCTTGGGCCACGGGCTGGTGGACGGTTCCACCTCGCCGGACAAGGCGATCCTGGCCCGGACCCATCCCCACGGGCTGGACGCGGCCTGTACGCCGGACGTGGGCGGGCTGCCCTCGGAAGCGTCCCTGACCCGGCTGGCGCAGCTGGCCATGCACCTGGAGGAGTCCTTCGGCTGTCCCCAGGACATCGAGTGGGCCGAGGACGTCACCGGCAAGCTGTTCATTCTGCAAGCCCGGCCCCTCCAGGAGGAGCGGGGCGATGCCGCGGCGGAACCGAGCCCGATGCCCGTTTCGGCACGGCCCATCGCCGAAGGGCTGGAGCGCGCCTCCTCGGGCGCGGGCTGCGGCGTGGTGTATTTCGCCAACACGGGCGAGCGCATCGCCCAGATTCCCGAGGGCGCGGTGGTCGTCACCCCCAGCCTCAAGCCGTCGCTCTTGACCTTCATCGGCAAGATGAACGGGGTCATCGCGGCCACGGGCAGCCGGGCGAGCCATTTCGCCTCGGTGGCCCGCGAGTCCGGCGTCCCCGTGGTGGTCGGCGACATCCACACCGAATTGGAGCCGGGCCAGCTGGTCACCGTGGACGGCACGGGCGGGGCGGTCTTCGACGGCTGCGTCGAGGCGATCATGACCCGCGCCCGCGAAGGGCAACAGGTCTCGGAGCGGGTGGTGGAGCAATACGCCAAGGTCGCGCCCCTGGCCGTGAAGCTCAACCTGACCGACCCCCAGTCCGAGGACTTCACGCCCATGGGCTGCAAGTCGCTGCACGACGTGGTCCGCTTCTGCCACGAGAAGTCGGTGAACGAGATGTTCTCGGTCATGGACAAGAAGGGCCGGGGCATGCACTCGGCCAAGCGGCTGGAAACGAGCCTGCCCCTGGTCATGTACATCCTCGACCTCGGCGGCGGGCTGTTCGCCAACGCGGGCGACGGCAAGACCGTGTCGCCCCAGGACATCAAGTGCCGCCCCATGTGGGCGCTGTGGTACGGGCTGTCCGACGAGCGGGTGACCTGGCCCTCGCGGCTGACGGCCATGGACTGGGAGGAGTTCGACAAGGTTTCGGGCGGCATCTTCAGCTTCGATTCCAAGCTGCTGGCCAGCTACGGCCTGATCTCCGAGGACTACCTGCACCTGATGGTCCGGTTCGGCTACCACTTCTCGGTGGTGGACGCCATCTGCGGCCCGGAGCAGGGGGCCAACTACATCAATTTCCGGTTCAAGGGGGGCGGCGCGGGGTTCGACCAGCGGCTCATGCGGCTGGAGTTCATCCGCCAGGTGCTCGACAGCTACGGCTTCGACACCGCCACGCGCGGGGACATGATCGACGCCAAGTGCGCCCGGCTGCCCGAGAACGAGACCCGTCGGCTGCTCATGCGCCTCGGCTACCTCATGGCCGTCACCCGGCTCATGGACATGCGCCTGGAGGACGAGGAGCAGGTGGCGGCGGAGGTGAAGCGGTTCCTTGCCGAAGCGGAGCAGCGCGATGGCTGA